The following proteins are co-located in the Gloeocapsa sp. PCC 7428 genome:
- a CDS encoding ferredoxin--nitrite reductase, which yields MTDAAKKETLNKFEKFKAEKDGLAVKGELEHFAAIGWEAMDETDRDHRLKWLGVFFRPVTPGKFMMRMRIPNGIITSHQLRVLGEVVQRYGDDGNADITTRQNIQLRGIRIEDVPDIFNRFRAAELTSVQSGMDNVRNITGDPVAGLDADELFDTRDLVRQVQDMITNNGEGNPAFTNLPRKFNIAITGGRDNSVHAEINDLAFIPAFKDNTFGFNVIVGGFFSAKRCDAAIPLNAWVPPEAVVAVCKAVLEIFRDRGLRANRQKSRLMWLIDEWGIDKFRAEVEKQLGQELQLAAEKDEIDWEKRDHVGVFRQKQPGLNYVGLHIPVGRLYAQDMFDIARLAEVYGDGEIRLTVEQNLIIPNIPDSRLDAFLAEPLLQRFSTRPDTLTRGLVSCTGAQFCNFALIETKNRALGMIKALEAELYLTRPVRIHWTGCPNSCGQPQVADIGLMGTKVRKNGKTVEGVDIYMGGKVGKDAHLGTCVTKGIPCEDLQPVLRDLLIEHFDAKPKQEAMVTR from the coding sequence ATGACAGACGCAGCCAAGAAGGAAACCCTAAATAAATTCGAGAAATTCAAAGCCGAGAAAGATGGACTTGCGGTCAAAGGCGAACTAGAACATTTTGCAGCGATCGGCTGGGAAGCAATGGACGAAACCGATCGCGACCATCGCCTCAAGTGGTTAGGAGTCTTCTTTCGCCCTGTGACTCCTGGTAAATTCATGATGCGGATGCGCATACCCAACGGTATCATCACCAGTCATCAGCTACGCGTACTTGGTGAAGTTGTGCAGCGCTACGGTGATGATGGCAATGCAGACATCACGACTCGGCAAAATATTCAGTTACGTGGGATACGAATCGAAGATGTTCCTGATATCTTTAACCGCTTTCGCGCCGCAGAATTAACGAGTGTGCAGTCAGGAATGGACAACGTACGCAATATTACTGGCGATCCAGTTGCTGGACTTGATGCGGATGAGTTATTTGATACGCGCGATTTAGTCCGCCAAGTACAAGACATGATTACCAACAATGGCGAAGGTAATCCGGCGTTTACAAACTTGCCTCGGAAATTCAACATTGCGATTACCGGCGGGCGCGATAATTCGGTTCATGCTGAAATTAACGACTTGGCATTCATTCCCGCATTTAAAGACAATACTTTTGGCTTCAACGTCATCGTTGGTGGTTTTTTCTCGGCTAAGCGCTGTGATGCGGCGATTCCGCTGAATGCGTGGGTACCTCCTGAAGCTGTTGTCGCGGTATGCAAAGCCGTTTTAGAAATCTTTCGGGATCGTGGACTGCGGGCAAACCGCCAAAAGTCGCGCTTGATGTGGCTCATCGACGAGTGGGGAATCGATAAATTCCGCGCGGAAGTTGAAAAACAGCTTGGTCAAGAACTGCAACTTGCTGCTGAGAAAGATGAAATCGATTGGGAAAAACGCGACCATGTTGGTGTTTTTCGCCAAAAGCAACCAGGATTAAATTATGTCGGGTTACATATCCCAGTGGGACGGCTTTACGCCCAAGATATGTTTGACATTGCTCGACTTGCTGAAGTTTATGGTGATGGTGAAATTCGGCTGACGGTAGAGCAAAACTTGATTATTCCCAATATTCCAGATTCGCGCCTCGATGCTTTTCTAGCCGAACCATTATTGCAACGCTTCTCTACTCGCCCAGATACGTTAACTAGAGGTTTGGTTTCATGTACTGGCGCGCAGTTTTGCAACTTTGCTTTGATTGAAACCAAAAATCGAGCCTTAGGAATGATTAAGGCACTCGAAGCCGAACTGTATCTGACACGCCCAGTGCGCATTCACTGGACAGGATGTCCGAATTCTTGCGGTCAACCACAAGTTGCAGATATTGGATTGATGGGAACTAAAGTTCGTAAAAACGGCAAGACAGTAGAAGGCGTTGATATTTATATGGGTGGCAAGGTGGGTAAAGATGCACACCTTGGTACTTGTGTCACAAAAGGAATTCCCTGTGAAGATTTACAGCCAGTGTTACGAGATTTGCTGATAGAGCATTTTGATGCGAAGCCCAAGCAAGAAGCGATGGTGACTCGATAG
- a CDS encoding CmpA/NrtA family ABC transporter substrate-binding protein — MTKFTRRQFIFTASTATAASLLMHGCSNGNNTATNNSSTVPAANINPADAPEVTTARLGFIALTDAAPLIIAKEKGLFDKYGMTDVEVAKQASWAVTRDNLVLGSGGGGIDGAHILTPMPYLMSLGTITQGNRVPMYILARLNTNGQAISLSKNYNDLKVGLDSSPLQQVFAQQKSAGKDLRAAVTFPGGTHDLWMRYWLAAGGINPNSDISLIVVPPPQMVQNVRVGNMETFCVGEPWPAQTVTQGIGYTALTTGELWKDHPEKALAMRADWVDKHPKATKAILMAVQEAQQWCALPENKEEMANIVANRQWLGVPAKDILGRFQGKYDYGNGRVEDYSNSLLMKFWRDNASYPYKSHDLWFLTENIRWGYIPGDTDTKAVVDQVNREDLWREAAQALGVPAAEIPKSPSRGVETFFDGVKFDPENPTAYLNSLKIKKA, encoded by the coding sequence ATGACCAAGTTTACGAGACGGCAATTTATTTTTACGGCAAGTACTGCAACTGCGGCTTCACTATTAATGCATGGCTGTTCTAACGGCAATAACACCGCGACAAATAATAGCAGTACCGTTCCTGCGGCGAATATCAACCCTGCTGATGCACCAGAAGTCACAACTGCGCGGTTAGGATTTATCGCGCTAACAGACGCTGCGCCTTTAATTATTGCCAAGGAAAAAGGTCTGTTTGATAAGTATGGCATGACCGACGTGGAAGTCGCGAAGCAAGCGTCCTGGGCAGTCACGCGTGATAACCTCGTGCTAGGTTCTGGTGGTGGTGGCATCGATGGCGCGCATATTTTAACTCCGATGCCCTATCTCATGTCATTGGGAACGATTACGCAGGGCAATCGCGTGCCGATGTACATCTTGGCACGACTCAACACCAATGGCCAGGCAATTTCGCTATCAAAAAATTATAACGACCTGAAGGTTGGGCTAGATAGTTCGCCACTGCAACAAGTGTTTGCGCAACAAAAATCAGCAGGAAAAGATTTGCGGGCAGCCGTCACATTTCCTGGAGGAACGCACGATCTGTGGATGCGTTACTGGCTAGCTGCGGGTGGTATTAATCCTAACAGTGATATTTCCTTGATTGTCGTACCACCGCCACAGATGGTACAAAACGTGCGCGTAGGCAACATGGAAACCTTCTGCGTAGGTGAACCTTGGCCTGCACAAACTGTTACTCAAGGCATTGGTTACACCGCACTCACAACAGGCGAACTGTGGAAAGACCATCCAGAAAAAGCATTGGCAATGCGCGCGGACTGGGTAGACAAACATCCCAAGGCAACGAAAGCCATTTTGATGGCGGTGCAAGAAGCGCAGCAGTGGTGTGCTTTGCCAGAAAATAAAGAGGAAATGGCAAATATTGTTGCTAATCGTCAGTGGTTGGGAGTACCAGCAAAAGATATTTTAGGTCGCTTCCAAGGTAAGTACGACTATGGCAACGGTCGCGTAGAAGACTACAGCAACTCATTACTGATGAAGTTCTGGCGCGATAACGCCTCGTATCCTTACAAGAGTCATGACCTTTGGTTTTTAACTGAAAACATTCGTTGGGGTTATATTCCAGGCGATACTGACACGAAAGCGGTCGTCGATCAAGTGAACCGCGAAGATTTGTGGCGCGAAGCTGCCCAAGCGCTTGGCGTACCAGCGGCTGAAATTCCCAAGAGTCCTTCGCGTGGTGTAGAAACATTCTTTGATGGCGTAAAGTTTGACCCAGAAAATCCAACGGCGTATTTGAATAGCTTGAAGATTAAAAAAGCTTAA
- the ntrB gene encoding nitrate ABC transporter permease translates to MSFVTKYIVPPLIAIAVFLIVWQLLFSSPDANLPGPITVLQETWDPLIINPFFDYGGTNKGLGLQILASLGRVAIGFSLAAIAGIALGILIGISPFIYRALDPLFQVLRTVPPLAWLPLSLAAFQQANPSAIFVIFITAIWPIIINTTVGVQQIPQDYRNVAKVLRLSGPKFFWKILLPSAVPYIFTGLRIGIGLSWLAIVAAEMLTGGVGIGFFIWDAYNSSRLSEIILALIYVGIVGLILDRIVAFVASKVVPEEQKA, encoded by the coding sequence ATGTCCTTCGTAACAAAATACATCGTGCCGCCACTGATTGCGATCGCTGTTTTTTTAATTGTTTGGCAGCTACTTTTTTCAAGCCCAGATGCAAATTTACCAGGTCCAATTACGGTACTTCAAGAAACATGGGACCCTTTGATTATCAACCCGTTTTTTGATTATGGTGGAACAAATAAAGGATTAGGTTTGCAAATCCTCGCCAGTTTAGGACGAGTTGCGATCGGCTTTTCCTTAGCGGCGATCGCCGGAATTGCGCTGGGAATTCTCATCGGTATTAGTCCGTTTATCTATCGCGCGCTCGATCCTTTATTTCAGGTGTTGCGGACTGTACCACCTTTGGCATGGCTACCGCTGTCACTCGCAGCATTTCAACAAGCTAACCCTTCGGCAATTTTCGTCATCTTTATCACCGCAATTTGGCCGATCATCATTAACACCACCGTGGGCGTACAACAAATTCCCCAAGATTATCGCAACGTTGCGAAAGTGCTGCGCCTGTCGGGACCAAAGTTTTTCTGGAAAATATTACTTCCGTCTGCGGTTCCCTATATCTTTACGGGGTTAAGAATCGGGATTGGTTTATCTTGGCTAGCGATCGTCGCCGCAGAAATGCTAACAGGTGGTGTAGGAATCGGCTTCTTTATCTGGGATGCTTACAACAGTTCGCGCTTGAGTGAGATTATCCTCGCGCTAATTTATGTCGGTATCGTTGGTCTAATCCTCGATCGCATCGTGGCTTTTGTCGCCTCCAAAGTTGTCCCAGAAGAGCAAAAGGCTTAA
- a CDS encoding nitrate ABC transporter ATP-binding protein (This model describes the ATP binding subunits of ATP-binding cassette (ABC) transporters for nitrate transport, or for bicarbonate transport, in bacteria and archaea.) → MKVFVEVDHVDQEFVLPSGGTYVALRNIELKIQQGEFVSLIGHSGCGKSTLLNIIAGLNRPARGGVLLEGRQVTKPGPDRMVVFQNYSLLPWLTVRENIALAVDEVMSNVPKGERRGIVEQHIDLVGLRHAANKRPGEISGGMKQRVAIARALSIRPKLLLLDEPFGALDALTRSGLQDQLMKICEENHMTCVMVTHDVDEALLLSDRIVMLTNGPESHIGQILEVPFPRPRHRLEVVNHPNYYSLRNEIVYFLNQQKRAKQRKAQQTVAIARNGLEKVNLEIGFIPLTDCAPLVVAKEKGFFEKYGLDEVILSREPSWKAISEGVATRRLDAAQMTAGMPLAMTLGMNGKAPQPIVTGLVLARNGNSITLSKRFYDEGVRTLADFKAAIARTPDKVHTLGMVHPASMHNLMLRYWLSSADIDPDLDVSLTVIPPPQMVANLKAGNIDGYCVGEPWNSRAVKEKLGFVIATDSDIWNGHVEKVLGVREDWANQHPETHLALIKALLEACEYCDDRRNREEIVALLAQPQYIGVAPEYIRPGFVDEYDRGNDTEPEMLLRYNQFYVDRTNCPYRVEGLWMMTQLARWGITPFPKNWIEILDRVQRVDLFGAAARDLDLLDIERDRGSIHFFDGTVFNPDDPIRYLNSLKFKRNVRIEEVVVDATPAAV, encoded by the coding sequence ATGAAAGTATTTGTAGAAGTCGATCACGTCGATCAGGAATTTGTGTTACCGAGTGGTGGCACTTATGTCGCGCTACGCAATATTGAACTGAAAATTCAACAAGGCGAATTCGTCTCGTTAATTGGACACTCTGGGTGTGGTAAATCTACGCTACTGAATATTATTGCGGGGCTAAATCGTCCGGCAAGAGGTGGGGTATTACTCGAAGGGCGACAAGTTACCAAGCCTGGACCCGATCGCATGGTCGTGTTTCAAAATTACTCATTACTACCTTGGTTAACAGTACGCGAAAACATTGCTTTAGCCGTCGATGAAGTGATGAGCAATGTGCCAAAAGGCGAACGCCGAGGGATTGTTGAACAACATATTGATTTAGTCGGGCTGCGTCATGCGGCGAATAAACGCCCAGGCGAAATTTCTGGGGGGATGAAACAGCGGGTGGCGATCGCCCGCGCCCTCTCGATTCGCCCCAAATTACTGTTACTCGATGAACCGTTTGGCGCACTCGATGCTTTGACGCGCAGTGGTTTGCAAGATCAGTTGATGAAGATCTGCGAGGAAAACCACATGACGTGTGTGATGGTGACGCACGATGTCGATGAAGCATTGCTATTATCCGATCGCATTGTCATGCTGACGAATGGACCCGAATCGCATATCGGGCAAATTCTCGAAGTTCCCTTTCCACGTCCGCGCCATCGCTTGGAAGTTGTGAATCATCCGAATTACTACAGCTTGCGCAACGAAATTGTTTATTTCCTGAATCAACAAAAACGCGCGAAGCAGCGTAAAGCACAGCAAACGGTGGCGATCGCCCGCAATGGTTTAGAAAAAGTCAACCTCGAAATCGGCTTTATTCCTTTAACCGATTGTGCGCCGTTGGTCGTTGCGAAAGAGAAAGGCTTTTTTGAGAAATACGGTTTAGATGAAGTGATTCTATCGCGCGAACCAAGTTGGAAAGCGATTTCCGAAGGTGTGGCAACACGCCGCCTTGATGCCGCGCAAATGACCGCAGGAATGCCCTTAGCCATGACGCTGGGAATGAATGGTAAAGCCCCGCAACCGATCGTGACAGGGTTAGTTTTAGCGCGTAATGGTAATTCAATTACGTTAAGTAAGCGGTTTTATGATGAAGGAGTGCGGACACTTGCTGATTTTAAAGCGGCGATCGCGCGCACACCAGATAAAGTTCATACTCTCGGCATGGTGCATCCCGCATCGATGCACAACTTAATGCTGCGCTACTGGCTTTCTTCCGCAGATATCGACCCTGATTTAGATGTAAGTCTCACGGTGATTCCGCCACCGCAAATGGTTGCGAACCTCAAAGCCGGAAACATCGATGGCTACTGCGTGGGCGAACCTTGGAATTCCCGTGCGGTTAAAGAAAAATTAGGTTTTGTCATTGCAACAGATTCGGATATCTGGAACGGACACGTCGAGAAAGTTTTAGGTGTTCGCGAAGACTGGGCAAATCAACACCCAGAAACGCACCTTGCTTTAATTAAAGCCTTGCTCGAAGCGTGCGAATACTGCGACGATCGCCGCAATCGCGAAGAAATTGTCGCGCTGTTAGCCCAACCGCAGTACATCGGCGTTGCACCAGAATACATTCGCCCTGGATTCGTTGACGAATACGATCGCGGTAACGATACAGAACCTGAAATGCTGCTGCGGTACAACCAATTTTACGTCGATCGCACGAACTGTCCTTATCGCGTGGAGGGATTGTGGATGATGACGCAATTGGCCCGTTGGGGAATTACACCTTTTCCGAAAAACTGGATCGAAATTTTGGATCGGGTGCAGCGTGTCGATTTATTCGGTGCAGCAGCAAGAGATCTCGACTTGTTAGACATAGAACGCGATCGCGGTTCGATTCACTTCTTTGATGGCACGGTGTTCAATCCTGATGACCCAATTCGCTATCTGAATAGCCTCAAATTCAAGCGCAATGTGCGGATTGAAGAAGTTGTCGTTGATGCGACGCCCGCAGCCGTGTAG
- a CDS encoding nitrate ABC transporter ATP-binding protein (This model describes the ATP binding subunits of ATP-binding cassette (ABC) transporters for nitrate transport, or for bicarbonate transport, in bacteria and archaea.): MQTLNTTTVRKPEVLNGDPFLVIDNVSKIYPTPTGPYTVLDGINLTVYEGEFICLIGHSGCGKSTLLDMVSGFRKPSEGEVRLQTKRITEPGPDRMVVFQNYSLLPWLSAFENVYLGIDSVYPNKPKAEKTAIANEHLALVGLTDAAHKKPRELSGGMKQRVSIARALALRPKVLVLDEPFGALDPITREELQEELLKIWSDHQVTVLMITHDIDEALFLADRLVMMTNGPAANIGEIMNIPFPRPRNRARIMEDPEYYNLRNQALDFLYRRFAHVDE, from the coding sequence ATGCAAACGCTGAACACCACAACTGTTAGAAAACCCGAAGTTCTCAACGGCGATCCGTTTCTTGTGATCGATAACGTTTCTAAAATTTATCCGACACCAACAGGACCATACACCGTTTTGGATGGTATTAATCTCACGGTTTATGAAGGGGAATTTATTTGTTTAATCGGTCACTCTGGCTGTGGTAAATCGACGCTTTTGGATATGGTGTCAGGATTTCGTAAGCCGAGTGAAGGTGAGGTGCGACTCCAAACAAAACGGATTACGGAACCTGGTCCCGATCGCATGGTGGTGTTTCAGAATTATTCACTCTTGCCGTGGCTGAGTGCGTTTGAAAATGTGTATTTGGGTATTGATTCGGTTTATCCGAATAAACCTAAAGCTGAAAAAACTGCGATCGCTAACGAACATCTCGCGCTTGTTGGACTTACAGATGCAGCGCATAAAAAACCCAGAGAACTTTCTGGCGGAATGAAACAGCGCGTATCAATTGCGCGGGCTTTGGCGTTGCGTCCAAAAGTTTTAGTCTTAGACGAACCTTTTGGCGCGCTTGACCCGATTACTCGTGAGGAATTGCAAGAAGAATTGCTGAAAATTTGGAGCGATCATCAAGTCACTGTACTGATGATTACGCACGATATCGATGAAGCATTGTTCTTAGCCGATCGCTTGGTGATGATGACAAACGGTCCGGCGGCAAATATCGGGGAAATTATGAATATTCCGTTCCCACGCCCCCGCAACCGCGCCCGCATCATGGAAGACCCCGAATACTACAACTTACGCAACCAAGCTTTAGACTTCCTCTATCGCCGTTTTGCCCATGTAGATGAGTAG
- a CDS encoding molybdopterin oxidoreductase family protein, which translates to MTDTTRTLCPYCGVGCGLEVSPPAQPGKAINRDNQGNPIWKVKGDRNHPSSQGMVCVKGATIAEAIDKNRLRYPMLRDSLDKPFRRVSWDEAYERIVNRIQSVCATQGADAVCMYGSGQMQTEDYYVAQKLLKGCLGTNNFDSNSRLCMSSAVAGYVQSLGADGPPCCYEDLDLTDCAFIIGSNAAECHPIVFNRLQKHHKKNHNVVKMIVVDPRRTPTAEVADLHLAIHPGTDIDLLNGIAHLLLRWGYFESEFVSECTANFPAFAEVISHYPPEVVASKCGIAVEELETAARYWGTSKRVLSLWSMGVNQSSEGTAKVRSIINLHLMTGQIGKPGCGPFSLTGQPNAMGGREVGGLCNLLPGYRHVQNAQDRAEVEQFWGVPAGRISPHWGRTAWEMMTGLETGDVGLLWIVATNPAVSLPDVKRAQAALLRSPFTVYQDAYYPTETATYAHLLLPAAQWGEKTGTMTNSERVVTLCKAFRPPVGEAKPDWEIIAEVARRLGFADKFPFKNSAEVYAEYVQLTRDRPCDMTGISHAKLAQNPIQWPCPEARQGQLGENLHAVSVKRLYTDLRFATPDGRARFSAYHSKGLAEPSDSEYPFVLTNGRLYGHWHTQTRTGRIEKIKQMHPQPFLEIHPRDAAKLEIQENDLVEVRSRRGTAKFPAKITKAIAPGTVFVPMHWGALWGDETEANALTHPEHDPDSHQPELKACAVQLISVRLKSSLSTSKENFLESKISLPITS; encoded by the coding sequence ATGACTGATACAACTAGAACCCTCTGTCCCTATTGTGGTGTAGGCTGTGGTTTGGAGGTGTCGCCGCCAGCGCAGCCAGGGAAGGCAATTAATCGAGATAATCAAGGTAATCCGATTTGGAAGGTGAAAGGCGATCGCAATCATCCTTCGAGTCAAGGAATGGTGTGTGTCAAAGGTGCAACAATCGCTGAAGCAATCGACAAAAACCGCCTGCGTTATCCGATGCTACGCGACTCGTTAGATAAGCCGTTTCGCCGCGTTAGCTGGGACGAAGCATACGAACGCATTGTTAATCGCATTCAATCAGTATGCGCGACTCAAGGAGCCGATGCGGTATGTATGTATGGTTCGGGGCAAATGCAAACCGAAGATTACTACGTTGCGCAAAAGCTGCTCAAAGGTTGCTTAGGAACGAATAACTTTGACTCGAATTCGCGCTTGTGTATGTCATCAGCAGTTGCGGGATATGTACAAAGCTTGGGCGCGGATGGTCCGCCGTGCTGTTATGAAGACCTCGATTTAACCGACTGCGCGTTTATTATTGGTTCTAATGCCGCTGAATGTCACCCGATTGTTTTTAATCGCCTACAAAAACACCACAAGAAAAACCACAACGTCGTCAAAATGATTGTGGTCGATCCGCGCCGCACTCCTACCGCCGAAGTTGCCGATTTACATTTGGCAATCCATCCAGGGACAGATATTGATTTACTCAATGGCATTGCGCATTTATTGTTGCGTTGGGGTTATTTCGAGTCTGAGTTTGTCAGCGAGTGTACGGCGAATTTTCCGGCGTTTGCTGAGGTGATTTCGCACTATCCGCCCGAAGTTGTCGCGAGCAAGTGTGGCATAGCGGTTGAAGAGTTGGAAACTGCCGCACGGTACTGGGGAACAAGCAAACGCGTGTTGTCGCTGTGGTCGATGGGTGTAAATCAATCATCAGAAGGCACCGCTAAAGTACGCAGCATTATTAACTTGCATTTAATGACGGGGCAAATTGGCAAACCTGGGTGTGGTCCATTCTCGCTCACAGGTCAACCAAATGCAATGGGCGGGCGCGAAGTTGGGGGGTTGTGTAATTTATTACCAGGCTATCGTCACGTCCAAAATGCCCAAGATAGAGCCGAAGTCGAGCAATTTTGGGGCGTTCCCGCAGGCAGAATTTCACCACACTGGGGACGGACTGCGTGGGAGATGATGACAGGGTTGGAAACGGGAGATGTCGGGTTGCTATGGATTGTCGCTACGAATCCAGCGGTGAGTTTACCTGATGTCAAGCGCGCGCAAGCTGCGTTACTGCGATCGCCGTTTACGGTGTATCAAGATGCGTACTACCCCACCGAAACCGCTACGTATGCCCACTTACTTCTCCCAGCGGCGCAATGGGGTGAAAAAACCGGCACAATGACAAATTCTGAACGCGTTGTGACGCTATGTAAGGCATTTCGTCCGCCTGTAGGGGAAGCCAAGCCAGATTGGGAAATTATTGCCGAAGTCGCGCGACGCTTGGGATTTGCGGATAAGTTTCCGTTTAAAAACTCGGCGGAAGTTTATGCAGAGTACGTGCAGTTAACGCGCGATCGCCCTTGCGATATGACGGGGATAAGTCACGCCAAGTTAGCACAAAATCCAATACAATGGCCTTGTCCTGAAGCAAGACAGGGGCAATTAGGAGAGAATTTACACGCAGTTAGTGTGAAACGATTGTATACTGATTTGCGCTTTGCGACACCTGATGGACGCGCGCGGTTCAGTGCTTATCACTCAAAAGGACTTGCTGAACCATCAGATTCTGAGTATCCGTTTGTACTAACAAATGGGAGATTATACGGACACTGGCACACGCAGACGCGCACCGGAAGAATCGAGAAAATTAAGCAGATGCACCCGCAGCCATTTCTTGAGATTCATCCCCGCGATGCAGCGAAGCTAGAGATTCAAGAAAACGATTTAGTCGAAGTGCGATCGCGACGTGGAACCGCAAAATTTCCCGCAAAAATTACCAAAGCGATCGCACCTGGTACAGTTTTTGTGCCAATGCACTGGGGCGCACTCTGGGGCGATGAAACCGAAGCTAACGCCCTCACGCACCCTGAACACGATCCCGATTCGCATCAACCCGAACTCAAAGCCTGTGCAGTACAACTCATTTCAGTAAGGCTTAAATCTAGTTTGAGTACGAGCAAAGAAAACTTTCTTGAAAGTAAAATCTCATTACCCATCACCTCCTAA
- the ppk2 gene encoding polyphosphate kinase 2, with product MKASKKNDNHAKDADDATKKKLKNKVYERELSQLQIELVKLQYWVKHQGLRVGIIFEGRDAAGKGGTIKRIVDCLNPRGCRVVALGTPSDHEKTQWYFQRYVPHLPGGGEIVLFDRSWYNRAGVERVMGFCTEEQYQEFLFSCPQFERMLVRSGMILLKYWFSISDEEQERRFQSRASDPARRWKLSPMDIESRDRWVEYSKAKDVMFAHTNIPEAPWFTVEADDKKRARLNCISHILSKIQYKDIVPEPMELPPRQPGSDYIRPPKNEQFFVPEVY from the coding sequence ATGAAAGCATCTAAAAAAAACGATAATCATGCCAAAGATGCCGATGATGCGACCAAGAAGAAATTAAAAAATAAAGTCTATGAAAGAGAGTTATCGCAGTTGCAAATTGAATTGGTGAAATTACAGTATTGGGTAAAGCATCAGGGTTTGCGTGTCGGTATAATTTTTGAAGGGCGTGACGCAGCAGGTAAAGGCGGCACAATCAAACGAATTGTTGATTGCTTAAATCCGCGTGGTTGTCGGGTAGTTGCTTTAGGAACACCATCAGATCACGAGAAAACACAATGGTATTTTCAGCGGTATGTACCGCACTTACCTGGTGGTGGAGAAATTGTACTATTCGATCGCAGTTGGTACAACCGTGCTGGAGTTGAGCGCGTAATGGGTTTTTGTACTGAAGAACAATATCAGGAATTTTTGTTTTCCTGTCCGCAATTTGAGCGGATGTTAGTGCGATCGGGCATGATATTACTGAAATACTGGTTTTCGATTAGCGATGAAGAACAAGAACGTCGCTTTCAATCACGCGCTAGCGATCCGGCGAGACGCTGGAAACTTAGCCCGATGGATATCGAATCGCGCGATCGCTGGGTAGAATACTCCAAAGCCAAAGATGTGATGTTTGCGCATACTAATATTCCTGAAGCCCCGTGGTTTACTGTCGAAGCCGACGACAAAAAACGCGCGCGTCTCAATTGCATCAGTCACATCTTAAGCAAAATTCAATATAAAGATATCGTTCCCGAACCGATGGAATTACCGCCAAGACAGCCTGGTAGTGATTACATCCGCCCTCCCAAGAATGAGCAGTTTTTTGTGCCAGAAGTGTATTAG